A genomic window from Silene latifolia isolate original U9 population chromosome Y, ASM4854445v1, whole genome shotgun sequence includes:
- the LOC141632753 gene encoding uncharacterized protein LOC141632753 has protein sequence MGYPSGKKGWYLYDLDRWEFFVSRDVKFYEDQFPFMTTTDSRSCVNPPPSNSDDFVIDWDNVDDDTNDAATVGNGSVGDATPSTVETDTPPSSDFDTEDAPPPPPLGRGHRARILNKNLRDYVLDFGSDDSDDNSPSSASNLHVSSSTSGTPYPLANYLSCNKFSSPHRSYLATLMSHTEPRNFKEVVQRAGWRQAMETEMRALLDNKTWILEPLPPGKKALGSKWLYKIKYKSDSTIKRLKTRLVMFGNHQIEGVDYDETFAVVAKMTTVRTFLAVASAKNWYLHQMDVHNAFLHGD, from the coding sequence ATGGGGTATCCGTCTGGTAAAAAAGGATGGTATTTGTATGACCTTGATCGATGGGAATTTTTTGTCTCTCGTGATGTGAAATTCTATGAGGACCAATTTCCCTTTATGACTACGACTGATTCTCGTTCCTGTGTGAACCCACCTCCGAGCAACTCTGATGATTTTGTTATTGATTGGGATAATGTTGATGATGACACTAATGATGCCGCCACTGTTGGTAATGGCTCGGTTGGCGATGCTACCCCCTCCACAGTGGAGACTGATACGCCCCCTTCTAGCGATTTTGATACGGAGgatgctcctcctcctcctcccttaGGTCGTGGTCATCGGGCCAGAATTCTAAATAAGAACCTCCGTGATTATGTGCTTGATTTCGGGAGTGACGACAGTGACGATAATAGTCCATCTAGCGCTTCCAACCTGCATGTGTCATCGTCAACCTCGGGTACACCGTATCCTCTTGCTAATTATTTATCATGCAATAAATTTTCGTCTCCGCATCGTTCTTACTTGGCAACTTTAATGTCACATACCGAACCTCGCAATTTCAAAGAAGTCGTGCAGCGTGCGGGTTGGCGTCAGGCCATGGAAACCGAAATGCGAGCATTACTTGATAATAAGACATGGATACTCGAACCGCTTCCCCCTGGTAAGAAAGCTCTCGGGAGTAAATGGTtgtataaaattaaatataagtccGATTCCACCATTAAACGATTGAAGACCCGATTAGTTATGTTCGGAAACCATCAAATAGAGGGGGtggattacgatgaaacctttgctgTTGTTGCCAAGATGACGACGGTGCGTACTTTCTTAGCTGTGGCATCCGCAAAGAATTGGTATTTGCATCAAATGGATGTTCATAACGCGTTCCTCCATGGTGATTAG
- the LOC141632754 gene encoding uncharacterized protein LOC141632754 → MTNGGDSSSKIDVSSPCYLGPQDQPGDSITPVRLTLDNFDEWSHEVRLALNSCRKYVFVNGVINEPKAPCMAEDWKTIHSMLVSWLSHTITPEIRALLPKFENAKSLWDALLEQFSVVDGSRIQQLKVGLQECRQTDNIVNGHIERRESDRLHQFLLGLLPTPYSSLRFVILAQTSLPTVARAFHMLCQEDRVRSVDKNHQPTSEIASFNVHPSVHPPTKPPSQMTRTQRQQLYCNHCKRGGHDRRMCFDLLREIPDWYSELKATRHGGSGRGGSSGHGRGGGRGSGGCPRDEGSSSRSEGTMSEASSSVQTTSAASSVEATPPASASMINVYGTPTHVHSGKWLIDTGCSHHVTGNYSLLYDVRNIPNRIVGLPDGSKIFASQIGRVDVTPTISLDPILYVPQLTCNQISASQLSDALNCELITNATLCTIQNRATSEAIGTGERLDGLYYIRQGPEEINVVAE, encoded by the exons ATGACCAATGGTGGCGACTCCAGTTCGAAAATTGATGTTTCCTCTCCTTGTTACCTAGGCCCCCAAGATCAGCCTGGTGACTCTATCACCCCCGTTCGTCTTACCCTAGACAATTTCGATGAATGGTCGCATGAAGTTCGTCTTGCGCTTAATTCTTGTCGTAAGTATGTCTTCGTTAATGGTGTCATTAACGAACCTAAGGCCCCGTGTATGGCCGAGGATTGGAAAACGATTCACTCTATGCTTGTCTCGTGGTTGTCTCATACAATCACTCCTGAGATACGTGCCTTGCTTCCTAAATTTGAGAACGCTAAAAGCTTATGGGATGCTTTACTGGAGCAATTTAGCGTCGTTGATGGATCACGGATTCAACAGCTAAAAGTCGGTCTCCAAGAATGTCGTCAAACTGATAATATCGTTAACGGT CACATAGAGCGTCGAGAGTCTGATCGTTTGCATCAGTTTCTCTTAGGCCTGCTTCCTACTCCGTATTCATCTCTTCGCTTTGTTATTCTAGCCCAAACGTCACTGCCCACCGTGGCAAGGGCCTTTCACATGCTCTGTCAGGAAGATCGAGTTCGTAGTGTTGATAAAAACCACCAGCCCACGTCTGAAATTGCTAGTTTTAATGTTCATCCATCTGTGCATCCTCCTACTAAACCCCCATCTCAAATGACCCGTACTCAGCGTCAACAATTATACTGTAATCACTGCAAACGCGGAGGTCATGACCGCAGAATGTGTTTTGATCTCCTTAGGGAGATTCCGGATTGGTACTCTGAGTTAAAGGCTACCAGGCATGGCGGGTCAGGTCGTGGTGGGTCCTCTGGCCATGGTCGTGGGGGAGGTCGAGGCAGTGGTGGATGTCCTCGTGATGAGGGTAGCAGCAGTCGAAGTGAAGGAACGATGTCTGAGGCTAGCAGTTCTGTTCAGACCACATCTGCGGCTTCTTCTGTCGAGGCCACACCACCAGCTTCCGCATCTATGATAAACGTGTATGGCACACCGACCCATGTGCATTCCGGTAAGTGGTTAATTGATACGGGATGTTCCCATCACGTAACTGGTAATTATTCTCTACTTTATGATGTACGCAATATTCCAAATCGTATTGTTGGTCTGCCTGACGGTTCAAAAATATTTGCTTCGCAAATAGGCCGAGTGGATGTCACTCCGACCATTTCCCTGGACCCCATTCTATATGTACCTCAATTGACTTGTAATCAGATTTCGGCCTCTCAATTGAGCGATGCCTTGAATTGTGAACTTATAACAAATGCCACTTTGTGTACCATACAGAACCGGGCTACGAGTGAGGCGATTGGCACGGGTGAAAGGCTAGATGGACTCTACTATATTCGTCAAGGACCGGAGGAAATAAATGTAGTTGCAGAGTGA